The window CTTGTCCGAAATTCTGCTTTAATCTCTGAACCTGCTCAGTTACTTATTGTGGTTTCTACCAAAAGACATCAGTAGCCTTGTTGTTGATCTGTAATCAGTATGTTTACTGGTCTGCACTGTACATGCCAAATCACTTCAATTCACCCCTATTCAATAATTTTCAACATTTTCTTTCCTCCTACTAACTTTAGAACGTAAACTGGGTCACCTTATAGTTGTACAAATTAGGAGACACTGAACCACAAGGCATCAATAGGGTTGTTGTCAACCTTTCATCAGTACAATTGGTGTCTATATTCTACATGACGAACCACTTCAATCGCTCCCCTAtcaaattattttaatattcCTTTCCACCTGGTAACTTTATGTTTTGTAACATAAATTACATAACCTTATTGCAGTACATGTTAGGCTACGTTTCTGGTTTAGGATCAAGATAATTGAAGTCATGTATTGAATAGTTGGGATTCGACTATTGACTAGAGCATTTCAAAGCTTCATGTTTAAACTAAATGCCTTCTTAATGAAAAATTGCTCTGTAGTTTCTTCCTTACAAGATTTTCTGGTTCTCTTCAGCCTCTGTTTAGCTTTCATAAGTTGAAAAATTCGCGTAACTCGTATATTTTTAACTACTGCAGCGTATTTGTAATTGATTTGGGGTCTGCACATGGGACGTTTGTAGCAAATGAACGATTGATCAAAGATACTCCAGTTGAGCTTGAAGCGGGTCAATCTTTGCGGTTTGCTGCGTCAACACGAGTTTACATCTTGAGAAAGAATGATGCTGCTCTTTTCTCACGTCCACCACCGCCTTCAGATATTAATCTACTACCACCACCTGATCCATCTGATGAAGAAGCTGTTGTATCTTATAATACTCTTTTAAATCGTTATGGTCTTAGCAATCCTGATCTTGTGTTTAAATCTAGCAAATCTGGCAGCTCATTAACCAGAAGAGACGTCAGTCCACAGTCCGGCCGAGCTACAAAGAGAGTTAAGAAAGCAAGAGTGACGTTCAGAGATCAAGCTGGGGGAGAACTGGTTCAAGTAGTTGGGTATTCAGATGGTGTAGATGTAGAAACAGAACCTGGTCCAATAGGTGTAACAGAAGGAAGTCTAGTTGGGAAATATGAATCCCTTGTACACACTACAATAATACCCAAAGGTAAGGAACAATTATCAGAAAAGGAAAATAATGCTTCTCAAATAGGTGTTACTAATAAATTGCAAGAAGTCTTAAAAAAGGTCAGAACTCCTCCTAAAAGTGGGATGTATGACGACCTCTATGGAGAAGCTTTTCCCGGTGAACTAGGATCTTCCTGGGCATATTCTTCTTCTGTTACATCCAGTGATAAACGTGATCCACCAATTAAAGATGCCCAACTGAAGGTTATTGGTTCTTTGGGTGAAAAACCCGGGAACAAATCCAGCTCACATAATGATGatgttgatgatgatgatttatTTGGTGACTAATTGAAGAAAGTTGCAAGGAGAAGAGCAGTGGAAATGGGATTTTTTGTTGTAATTGGTAAGAGAGTTTATCCTTGTAAGAATCACACCTTTATTGATGATTCAGTTACATTCTAAAGGGGACTGTTTTGAAAACTTTTGACCTAGAAGAAATGCAatagatttttaatttttttgtacaGTTGCAGTTCCCGTAGGAGGATAGTTATCTGTTGAGGCAAAGTGCTAATAGGGATGGTGGAGCTTCTTGAAAGCTTCATGGAAATAGCTTATTGATAATTTGAATATATGAGCTAGCTCTTTAGTTGGTTAATTTGATTGTTGTTGATGTATGTAATCGACTGAAAATAGAGAAATAGCTTTGTGAGCCAAGAAACAACACCAAAGATCTTATGTAATAACCTGAAACATGGAAACTGAATAtgattgaagaaaaaaaaaagcaaaagtaGAAGTTTAATCACTTGTTAAATGTTACAATGATTTGAATGTGGGCGATAGATTGGCTGGCAGGAATTTACCAATTTGTGTAATGGTGGAAACCTCCTGGATGCTGAAAGGCCGGAGCAAGTCATCAAATAAGTTACCTAACACTCACAATGTCAAAGTCTCCAGGGGAGGAGACAAAAATGCAAATATATAGGATTGTAAATGAGCTGAGTTCGATAAAAGTTCGACCGTATTCggttcgatttataaacgagtcAATTTTGAGCACGATTCGTAACGAGTTTGAGCACGACGAGCTTTGACGCTTGATCGGTTATAAGTTTGTAAACAAACTCGATTATAATAGTAAGGAAAATGCTTGTGAGCAAGTtcggttcaattttttttaataataaaggAGAAATGTAAAACTACATTGTTTCAAAACTACAAAGTTTTGTCTTAAAGAGATTTCAAATGAGATTGAAAATGTATCGCCAACTTCAATATTTCATTTATGTGTTCACGCGTTTTATTTACGTGCTTGCTTATAAACATAATTATGATCTATTCGCGATTAAAGTTTATGAATAAAATTAACGAGTTGCTCACGAGCAAAACTCGTGAACAAATAAACGAGTTGCTCGTGAGCAACTCACAATcagataatttttttaacaaaccGAGTTCAAACTCGACCATTTTCTAACGAGTCGAACATGAGCataccaaagctcggctcgatacAACCCTATTAATATAAGAGCAGTTATATTTGTATCAAGTGACACACTATGTTTGAAAGAGACCGAAACTTGTGAAATTAAGGTTATAATTTAcccaaattttataaaatttcggatattaaaactaattatatttagatatttaGACTAGTTTGTAAAATATTACCTAAAATCCAATTCAGGTGAAATTGAGCTTATGGGACATTCTGAGCTTTAATTCCTtaaacaataaatatatatatatatatatattgatccTTGTAaattgagaaaattgttaaTTATCATCAGCTTCCATTAGTATGAGAAACCTTTGGtggaaataaaaacaaaaaagacgGAAAGAATAAGGAGAATATTGGGATCGAAATAGCAATAGAAATGCGTTGGCAACAACTAATGAAAGAGAGCCGTATTTAGGAACAAAGTGTAGGCCCATTTTGCAATAGAGTAGAGGTTGACTTGTCCCATTTTGGAAGGAGATAGATCAAACCTACATTGACTTTTATCTCTTCCTTATCATGTCCTTTCCTACAATTCTTCTTATTCTTTTATGAAACAAAGACTCATTTCTTCTTCATAATTGTCTACTAGCTATCTAACATTGGATCTTCCCATGTCTATTAGGTTTGGCTTATACCTTAATTTCTCCTATTAATTATCTAGTGCAAATTGATAAACAATATGCTTTTACTATCATATATGTACCTTTTGAGCTTTTATATTGTTCAATCTTGTCATATCCTTGTATATATAAgggcaaattaaaaaaaaaactatcgtGGTTATACGAATTGATTACGTATTTTTTTTTACGACCAAGAGATGATTGAGATTCTTGTTAAAATCGAGGATCTTTAGTTTAATACTCTAAAAATGACGTTATGacattaaaatgaaaatttccaaggattaaatttatttagtagTACGAACcatgtcttttatttttcaaaatcatcatttttggaattTTATCTCTTTAAACATTCATTTTATCTTTCATCACCAAACAAAACCTAAATcgtttcaaaatgaaaattttccaaaattaaaattaattaaaacagcCTTaaatctttgattttttttttgaagtcaTTAACAATCATTTTTAGAGTATCAAACTAAAAAATCATCGTTTTTAGCAAAACGAGGAACCTCAATCCTCTCTTGGTCGCAAAAACAAACCACACGTATGCGTTGAACAATTTATGtaaccacatgagttttttttttttttttttgaaatttacctaTATAGAGATTGAGAAATAATTATTTTACCTTCATTATTATACTAATATCATGTAAATACATCGGATATACACTTGTCATCATCCAAAACAAGCAAGAACCTATAGTGTAAAGAGTCCTTTCGAAACAAATCATGTCAGGATGAGTAATCACCAAGACACGTAGACCAATGAGAGACATTCCGAATCCACTCTAGAAATCTAAGAAATACAATTTAGGCACATTACAAACTGTCTAAATACAGAAGACATCTGCCATTCAAAAGGCAATAACTGTCCTCATGAGAAACTAGGGCACACACCTTAAATCGAATACCAGAATTGCCTCTGGCACCCTATAAATAGAACACAACATCCGTACTCAAGGTACCTACACACATCCATTGCAATTCATACTTGATTGTGCCTACTTTCCTAATTACTGCTAACTTAAGCATCAAAGTAGGGTCGTCGGCCACCAGCTCCTCCTTGATCCTTTTCCTGTCTCACCTCAAGCGTAGAAGATATCATGCTAGGTTTTTCCAATCCTACAAACaatgaatttttaaaaatttcaattCATATTAAACCGAGATCAAGTTATAATCATATATTTGATATGAAgaactaatataaataaattagtttaaacaaaTTAGTTTAGTAAAAATACCTTGTTGATGTCAATCTACTATTGGAGGTGCGATCCATAAAAGGTTCTTATCAACTCGTATAATACTCGAAGTCGAGTATCTCTAATGTTGATCCACACGATGAGGAAGAACGTAGACATATAGAGAGAATTCTGTTAGGgtgtgtatatataaaaaatgtaatttatgTAACTTCCTTCGTTTAATGAAAAGAATATATACCCTCCAAATTCACTCTATGTGTTCCTCCCCACATAGGCCAATTAgagatttattttctttcctaaaccaaaaataattttttttctttttttggtaggcatagaaaagaaaaaaccaaaaataattattaattcatagttagaaaattatttaatttacgATTAATTTAACTTTAAATAAATCATCATCTAATTTAATTGTATAATAtcacatatataaataattaatagataatccatttattaactttaaggaattaaataattctaatttatttatttctcttaaTCATTAAGTTAATTATTTCTTAATATCACTAAATGCATAACAGAATGAGCGCACCCAAACTAACGTCCCGCCACCAAATGAGACCCGCAGGGTCAAAGTAGTGGCGTATGCCAGAAGTCATACGCCATAAAGTCATTGCCACGTTGGTACATCTCGAAAATACCATACCCATAAAGGACCTACGTCCGCTAGGCTGACATAGACACAACATCCAAGGTAGATCCGCCCATAGTGTCACCAAGCCGTTATCAAGGAAACCGCTACAATTAATAGCATTAAATGGTTCCTTAAAGTCACTAACGGCCCGACATAAAGAATATAGCATTAAATCACATTAAAGGGCATTAAATGGAGGACTACTTTGATGGTTATGGAATTTAGTATAAATACCTCCACTACGAGGTATTCAAGGTACAGTTTATGATTCCCAACTTTGtgcttatagtttattctcaAAATTATTATTGACTTAAGTATCAGAGTGTCTCCGTCAGaacccaacggcgcctcacagggaagagCTCCGGTTGAAgatttttcacaagttatcacAATGTCTTCTACTTATAGAAAAAATGAGCTTGGTGAGCAAGAAAATCAACTTCCACTAACTCAAATCTCTCTAataatttgtttcaaaaaaaaaaaaaacttcctaATAATTAGTTAACTTCACTCTCAACTAACTCAAGTAACATTATGTCTGTTTAAACATGATCAAAAAGTATGGAAAGTGGCTGCAAAAATACCTTAAAAATAGCTGAAACCGAAATGCTTTGCGTGTCTTATGCTTCACCTTCGAAAATTCATATCTTTTTCACCATTGATCAGTTGGAACTCCACGAGTAGTCACTGGAGACCTTGATAAGTCTAGTTTCAGGATTCTATAGTCTCAATTTAAGATTCCAGTATTTGATGCCTcaaaaaattcatcaaatagTGATGACCTGCACTCAGCTTAAAAATAGGAACTAAACTAAACTTTATaacttcttttcatttattatttttctgtATTTCttattgtatttttatattttttattttgtgactATATACTTTAAATGTGTATGTATTGAAAATTTAGAACCATCCTAAACAACATGATTAATAAATGTAAGCcgatatttttataaatcttatatatttatttaattttgataaaattctTCACTTGGCTTTTGTGATATTTATATTGACATGtctttaatttcaattttaattataaggCTAACATTAATTAGTTTGTTGAGGCTtaaaagaggacacacaatgGGTAAGCTTTTTGAAAGAGTAGTTTGAATACATGATAATGATAATGTTGATAACAAAATCCAAATTACAAagtgataaaaagaaaaagcaattGAAATTAATGATATCTATAATGATGTTTATCATGCTATAATTATCATCATATGTCAAGGCAAAACACACACCACGGTATCGTGTCGTGGCTTAACATATCCAGGCCAAGGACATGGATAAACTACTTTGCTTTTTCTAAAGATTACTTTGCCGGAATCATCATTATCAACTTAATTCTCTCTCAAATTGCTCCACTTTTATATAAATGAAAGGACAAGTTTTATCAATATATGTGCAcactggaaaaaaaaaactaattgatACAATTGAACCTGCCTGATATCGATCTGACGATGACGGAAAATTCTTTCTACGTTGGAGATAAGACAAACATGATTAAAGTGGGATCGGCGATCAGATATCCCATTCCGATGTAAAACTAAAAAATGTGAATACTAAGCAAATGGAGTAAAACATGTGTATGTCGAATATTTTCATATGATATCACTAATGATACGGGTTCTCTGGGAAACGAAAATAAATACTAGTGGTAGAGTTTGgataaaaaagtttgggggtgttgAAAGGATGGTGGTTTTCACTTGGTCAATgactgaccaaatgaatttggtcactTTACTGTGTCAGAACTAAGTTTATTAAATCTttttacttttaagaactaagcTTTACAATGATTTTAATAAGTTTATATCTCACAATATATGTTTTGGAGAATTTAGGGTTTTGCTCCTGATGAGATCAGTCCCATTGAACTGAGTGTTTGCTAGGATTTCCTAGGCTTATCGGATATTTTCACACCTAATTTGCACTAAGACCTCATCGAACTGATGGAGAAACAACTCGAGAAACTAGCACTAGAGGATGAAGGACTGAAATTCGAAGGAATTGAGGAGAATTCGCCATCGGAAGATTATGGATTATGTTTCGCATGGACCTTACTCACGGACCGCAATTAGAAATTCAACGTTTTTAAACACATAATGGCCAGTATTTGGCGCCCATGTAGAGGATTGACGGTGACCATGTTAGGCGGTAAGTTGCTGCTATTTCGTTTCTTCCATCCCAATGATCTCAAATAGGTGTAGGAAGGAGGCTTGTGGACATTCGACAAGAATCTACTTATGCTGCAACAGATTAAACTATCAGAGAATATTCACTCACGTTCCCCTACACCAGGTTGCTTTTTGGATACATATACAAAGATTACCTTCAGGATTCTACTCGGAGATAGTGAGTCAAGCCTTGGGTAATTACATAGGGAGATTCCTGGTATACGACCCTAATAACCAGCAGAAGTTTGATCGAGCTTACACCATCTCCTAAAACGGGAGAAAAAAGTCCGTAAAGTTGGGGGAGATTGGCTAACATGCACATTTAAGTATGATAAATTACCAATATTCTGCTTCATATATTGTAGAATTGGACATCTAGATCGACACTGTGAACGGTTCTTTCAAATCCCTAGGGAGGATATTCAACGTGCACGAGATTCTTCGTTAAGGGCCCTAGGCCACAAACAACTTCCACTATGAGGCAAATGTTAGCTAAGGGAAGAAGATGTAGGATCGAGTGCACAGGAGTCCGAACAGCATACTGTGAGTTGTCAAGGAAAATCTACTTCTTTATGTGCACCACAATCACTAAGAGATGGCCCGCACAACCTTCAACCTCTGATGTAGAATTTTGGTGCCAATATTATACCTCAACATATGCCGACCGAGTAGGAACACGGGGTAGAAGAGAAAGAGATTGGTTTAGAGATAGGGGAAGAACGAAAATGCCACAGGGTGAGGAGCAGCGTACGGATCAGGTAGTGGGTTTCTCAAATAATAAAATCTTCACGTCCATATTATGGACATTGATATTGGTAAAGCATAAGAGGTGTCGATCTCAAAAAGCGGACAAGAGGTAGGCCCAGAGAAGCCGGTCATACCAGGTATATGAAAATTCTTAGTTGGAATTGATGGGGCTTAGGAAGTGCCAAGGTAGTTCCCATTCTTTGTGAGCTGGTTCGAGCTCACATGTCAGGTGTTACCTTCCTATTTGAAACATTGGTTTGCACATCTAGAATGGAGAGTATCCACAGTATAATCGGTTTTGAGGGTGTTGCCGCCCTACAGTAAAACCAAGTCATAATTTCGTCCATTTTGAGTGTCTTTTTTATTACTTTAGTGTTAATTTGTGTTAAAATTCACTTCAATTCTTTTCACACACCGTCacgtaattttaatttaattcatgagtttttagttaatttttacACCCTCACACACCCTCACGGGATTGACACCCGGGTG is drawn from Euphorbia lathyris chromosome 9, ddEupLath1.1, whole genome shotgun sequence and contains these coding sequences:
- the LOC136206752 gene encoding protein phosphatase 1 regulatory inhibitor subunit PPP1R8 homolog, with the translated sequence MYGRAGLDRFKKAQSSDPFSVTINSAPKTTAQHAPKPVSNTSIPSLQSSTQTLHQQQSYVPQKPAAPEAGPLVGQTQQLTQVGGGQSTWQPPDWAIEPRSGVYYLEVLKDGEVLDRINLDKRRHIFGRQGHACDFVLDHQSVSRQHAAVVPHRNGSVFVIDLGSAHGTFVANERLIKDTPVELEAGQSLRFAASTRVYILRKNDAALFSRPPPPSDINLLPPPDPSDEEAVVSYNTLLNRYGLSNPDLVFKSSKSGSSLTRRDVSPQSGRATKRVKKARVTFRDQAGGELVQVVGYSDGVDVETEPGPIGVTEGSLVGKYESLVHTTIIPKGKEQLSEKENNASQIGVTNKLQEVLKKVRTPPKSGMYDDLYGEAFPGELGSSWAYSSSVTSSDKRDPPIKDAQLKVIGSLGEKPGNKSSSHNDDVDDDDLFGD